One Dysosmobacter welbionis DNA segment encodes these proteins:
- a CDS encoding tyrosine-type recombinase/integrase: MRKNKLPDFMLLLEQFFTEYMPLSSGLSPNTVRSYKHSFRLLFQYVYQVKKKDAGEIVFQDLDFETIDSFLKWIETERGCSVSTRNLRLSALTSFAAYAQNRNFEAATVFANAVRRIPVKKASSQPRIIFSLDEVSALLRLPDTEKRLGFRDQVLLNLMYASGARAQEICDLKVRDFLVEKNLYKLTITGKGNKTRRIVIAKPSGILLKRYLEETGRTGRLDAYIFSSQTHPQMTISCIEEIYKKYVALAKAEYPKMFLEKCYTPHTMRHTTATHMLEAGVPIIAIKNFLGHSSISTTERYAELSQSTVNRYIRDWNEKWFSHQKETPANQKENQLPDFLK; encoded by the coding sequence ATGAGGAAAAATAAACTTCCCGACTTCATGCTTCTGCTGGAACAGTTTTTTACGGAATATATGCCGCTCTCATCAGGTCTTTCTCCTAACACCGTCCGATCGTATAAGCATTCTTTTCGGCTTCTGTTCCAGTATGTTTATCAAGTGAAAAAGAAAGATGCCGGAGAAATCGTGTTTCAGGATCTCGATTTTGAAACAATCGACAGTTTCCTGAAATGGATCGAAACAGAACGGGGCTGCTCGGTATCCACAAGGAACCTCCGGCTTTCGGCACTCACATCCTTTGCCGCTTACGCACAGAACAGAAATTTTGAAGCGGCGACTGTGTTTGCGAATGCTGTAAGGAGGATTCCTGTAAAAAAGGCATCCAGCCAGCCAAGGATTATTTTTTCGCTTGATGAAGTGTCAGCCCTGCTCCGGCTTCCTGACACTGAAAAACGCTTGGGCTTCCGTGACCAGGTTCTTTTAAACCTGATGTATGCAAGCGGAGCCAGGGCACAGGAAATCTGTGATCTTAAAGTCAGAGATTTCCTTGTTGAAAAAAATCTGTACAAGCTGACAATCACAGGAAAAGGGAATAAGACCCGCAGGATTGTAATCGCTAAACCTAGCGGAATCCTCCTGAAACGGTATCTGGAAGAAACAGGCAGAACTGGACGGTTAGATGCCTATATCTTTTCCAGCCAGACACATCCGCAGATGACTATCTCCTGCATTGAGGAAATTTATAAAAAATATGTTGCCCTTGCCAAGGCGGAGTATCCGAAGATGTTTCTTGAAAAGTGTTATACCCCGCATACCATGAGACATACAACCGCCACACATATGTTAGAAGCCGGAGTCCCGATCATAGCAATCAAAAACTTTCTCGGACATTCCTCGATTTCTACGACTGAACGGTACGCAGAGCTTTCCCAGAGTACCGTGAACAGGTATATCCGAGATTGGAACGAGAAATGGTTTTCACATCAAAAGGAAACCCCTGCTAATCAGAAGGAAAATCAGTTGCCTGATTTTCTGAAATAG
- a CDS encoding alpha/beta hydrolase family protein has translation MERIKADDLYAYRFLSEVAVAPDGAHAAFVSRRARDDGKGYYACIHLLDTATGAVRPLTGNGDEAAFRWLDSNTLIFPSCRTGDQPGKTAFYRLDIRGSEAERAFTIPLSVKQFHPLPDGRWFVLTRRPMTPPEDLPADQPQPGRDYTVFDELPFWADGLGMINGTRMSGWIFDPADGSVNQITPPTYDMEGAAVSPEGSRILYWGVSFEGIRPDYRQLMLYDLATGQTRSLVPDRKYRITQVGWWGTDIWFEGGDPHTSVSRSPKLYLLNPATGDCRTFCAPDGFLGTSAIGDMSLGGGKVCAVQGDSLYAVRLQRDVTALLRFDKAGNFAPVASYEGIACFDIIGENAYLAAFRDHRPQELYRQPLSGGEPERLTQFHDAFLETRQISRPEHITFRSRDGQEVDGWVIRPSGYEPGKKYPGVLNIHGGPKAAYGSQYYHEMQLLAAGGRFVFYTNPHGSDGRGRITSIW, from the coding sequence ATGGAACGCATCAAAGCAGATGACTTGTACGCATACCGATTCCTCTCCGAGGTGGCGGTCGCACCCGACGGGGCTCACGCAGCTTTTGTGTCCCGCCGGGCCAGAGATGATGGAAAAGGCTATTACGCCTGCATCCATCTGCTGGACACCGCAACCGGCGCCGTTCGCCCCCTGACCGGCAACGGCGACGAGGCCGCTTTTCGCTGGCTGGATTCAAATACGCTGATCTTCCCCTCCTGCCGGACCGGGGATCAGCCTGGTAAAACCGCCTTTTACCGGCTGGACATCCGGGGAAGCGAAGCAGAACGGGCTTTCACCATTCCCCTGTCGGTAAAGCAGTTTCACCCCCTGCCCGACGGAAGATGGTTCGTCCTGACCCGGCGGCCCATGACCCCTCCGGAGGACCTGCCTGCGGACCAGCCTCAGCCCGGCCGTGACTATACGGTTTTTGACGAACTGCCCTTCTGGGCCGACGGTCTGGGGATGATTAACGGCACCCGGATGAGCGGATGGATTTTCGATCCTGCCGACGGCTCCGTAAACCAGATCACCCCTCCCACCTATGACATGGAAGGAGCGGCAGTCTCTCCGGAAGGCTCTCGGATCCTCTATTGGGGTGTGAGCTTTGAGGGAATCCGGCCTGACTACCGGCAGCTGATGCTCTACGATCTGGCCACCGGCCAAACCCGGTCACTGGTCCCCGATAGGAAATATCGGATCACCCAGGTGGGCTGGTGGGGCACGGATATCTGGTTCGAGGGCGGCGACCCACACACCAGCGTCTCCCGAAGCCCCAAGCTCTATCTGCTGAATCCGGCCACCGGGGACTGCCGGACCTTCTGCGCCCCGGACGGTTTTTTGGGTACCTCCGCCATCGGGGATATGTCTTTGGGCGGCGGCAAGGTCTGTGCCGTCCAGGGAGACAGTCTCTATGCCGTCCGTCTCCAGCGCGACGTCACCGCCCTGCTGCGCTTCGACAAGGCGGGGAACTTTGCTCCTGTGGCCTCCTATGAGGGGATTGCCTGCTTTGATATCATTGGAGAGAACGCCTATCTGGCAGCTTTCCGGGATCACCGGCCTCAGGAGCTGTACCGCCAGCCCCTCTCCGGCGGGGAACCGGAGAGGCTCACCCAATTCCACGACGCCTTTCTGGAGACCCGCCAGATCTCACGTCCGGAGCACATCACGTTCCGCAGCCGGGACGGTCAGGAGGTGGATGGCTGGGTCATCCGCCCCTCCGGATACGAGCCGGGGAAGAAGTATCCCGGCGTATTGAACATTCACGGCGGCCCCAAGGCGGCCTACGGTTCCCAGTACTACCATGAGATGCAGCTGCTGGCCGCTGGCGGTCGGTTCGTGTTCTATACAAATCCCCACGGCAGCGACGGTCGGGGCAGGATTACTTCGATCTGGTAG
- a CDS encoding tyrosine-type recombinase/integrase, producing MNEFKSIFKNELAEYLAISQGTISDGTLQNTRRILLSFDSLLAEENTGEISERTVNRWIGRLLQTNAPKTVSDKVSYLRKFLRYLQYEGYSVFMPDCPKTSDSYVPYIFSDEEIQMLLASADSWGSRHTDPQTRQMDMEFCMLLRMLLGCGFRLGEPLAARVKDINFSRGTILIRHAKNNKQRVVPMDVTLTRMLEKYCIAMAIKTEPESHLFPSVRKKGAAVTKGTFGLRFRKLLQQTNLCVPGKAHSRGQCLHCFRHYFAIHSFVQAEKKGRPVNDSVPFLSVYLGHHDMNETEKYLKFSSDMFPEYTELFEDYAVSVFMEVGDEEK from the coding sequence ATGAATGAATTTAAAAGCATTTTCAAAAACGAGCTGGCGGAATACCTTGCAATCAGCCAGGGCACAATCAGTGACGGTACTTTACAGAATACACGCAGAATCCTGCTTTCGTTCGACTCACTGCTGGCAGAAGAAAATACCGGCGAAATCTCAGAAAGGACAGTGAATCGTTGGATTGGCAGACTTCTCCAGACTAACGCACCTAAAACAGTCAGCGACAAGGTGAGCTATCTCCGGAAATTTTTAAGGTATCTCCAGTATGAAGGCTACAGTGTTTTTATGCCTGACTGCCCTAAAACATCAGACAGCTATGTCCCATATATTTTTTCGGATGAGGAAATACAAATGCTTCTGGCCAGTGCCGATAGCTGGGGCAGTAGGCACACAGACCCGCAAACGCGACAGATGGACATGGAGTTCTGTATGTTACTGCGGATGCTTTTGGGCTGCGGATTCCGGTTGGGGGAACCACTTGCTGCCAGGGTGAAGGATATAAACTTTTCCCGCGGAACTATCCTGATCCGCCATGCCAAGAATAACAAGCAGCGTGTCGTTCCGATGGATGTAACATTAACCAGAATGCTGGAAAAGTACTGCATTGCGATGGCAATCAAAACAGAGCCGGAAAGCCACCTGTTTCCATCGGTCAGGAAAAAAGGGGCAGCTGTTACAAAAGGAACTTTCGGATTACGGTTCAGGAAGCTGTTACAGCAAACCAACCTGTGTGTACCTGGAAAGGCTCATTCCAGAGGTCAATGTCTTCATTGTTTCCGTCATTACTTTGCCATCCATTCTTTTGTACAGGCAGAGAAAAAAGGACGTCCGGTAAATGATTCTGTACCGTTCCTGTCCGTTTATCTTGGACACCATGACATGAACGAGACTGAGAAGTACCTGAAATTCAGCAGCGACATGTTCCCCGAATACACGGAATTGTTTGAAGACTATGCTGTCAGCGTATTCATGGAGGTGGGCGATGAGGAAAAATAA
- a CDS encoding LytTR family transcriptional regulator DNA-binding domain-containing protein has protein sequence MDQNEMVREYIRYLKMAVPEQQNSADGDTVELPIGIDETVRLPVSEILYVDSVKTVAHSICCHLTGQGVTARETIEHAQEQLEDQVIRCRCSVLVRDIAAAGQFNVCDKIIFKTQ, from the coding sequence GTGGATCAGAATGAGATGGTTCGGGAGTATATTCGATATTTGAAAATGGCGGTGCCGGAGCAGCAAAACAGCGCGGACGGGGACACCGTCGAACTGCCCATCGGGATCGATGAAACGGTACGGCTGCCGGTTTCTGAGATATTGTATGTGGATTCCGTCAAAACAGTGGCCCATTCTATTTGCTGTCATTTGACGGGTCAGGGGGTGACTGCGCGGGAGACGATCGAACACGCCCAGGAACAGCTGGAAGATCAGGTTATCCGCTGCCGTTGCTCTGTTTTAGTAAGGGACATTGCCGCCGCTGGGCAGTTCAACGTTTGCGATAAAATAATTTTTAAGACGCAGTGA
- a CDS encoding alpha/beta hydrolase family protein has protein sequence MMEPMICETFLQFRYLSDLGLSPDGRYTAYIRQQANLASNGYDARLWVYDHSTGADRPLSSLSPVRAFSWMDNRTILFSGMRGTAGSASQDTTTYYALPVDGGEAQPLFTVPMRAGRARRLTDGRFVFTATVDMNRPNLDSLSPPEEASALEEYKNRTYDVLEDIPFWANGLGLTSGQRSQLYIHDPASGVTTPLTAPPFKVTGFTVEDGRILYTGHRFTDVQTLRHGVFIWDAASGETRCLLEQDRYLVKLFALWRDQAVLCLTDGLGYGNGENGDFYTIPLSGGEPELLLRHSHHCVGNTVATDSRLGAGETWRVCGDTLYFLSTVDRDSRIEALDLTSGEARPLTGPGSVEYLDAAADRLVYLAFRENRIGEIYTLEHGREIRLTHANDGIYDRCAVSTPQPLEVDTGGPLPVQGWVLPPVAYVPGKKYPAILTIHGGPRLSYGSVFFHEMQVLAGAGYFVLFCNPRGSEGRGNDFADIRGRFGTIDYQDIMAFLDGALARWPDIDPTRLGVGGGSYGGFMTNWIIGHTDRFQAACSQRSIANWTGMEGTADIGYYFAKGQTGASHREDRDLQWQQSPLRYADHVTTPTLFLHGEEDYRCWKLEAIQMFTALQLRGVPSRLCLFPGENHELSRSGRPRQRLRRLEEMLRWYQRYLNKQEA, from the coding sequence ATGATGGAGCCTATGATCTGCGAAACATTCCTGCAATTCCGATATCTCAGCGACCTGGGTCTCTCGCCGGACGGTCGGTACACTGCCTATATCCGCCAGCAGGCGAATTTGGCCTCCAATGGCTATGACGCCCGGCTGTGGGTCTATGACCACAGTACGGGGGCGGACCGTCCCCTCAGCTCCCTGAGTCCGGTGCGGGCTTTTTCTTGGATGGATAACCGGACCATCCTCTTTTCCGGGATGCGAGGCACAGCCGGTTCCGCTTCTCAGGATACCACTACATATTACGCGCTGCCGGTGGATGGCGGCGAGGCGCAGCCCCTGTTCACCGTCCCCATGCGGGCGGGCAGGGCCCGGCGCTTAACGGACGGGCGGTTCGTTTTCACCGCCACCGTGGACATGAACCGCCCAAATCTGGACAGTCTGAGTCCCCCGGAGGAAGCTTCGGCCCTGGAGGAATACAAAAACCGCACCTATGATGTGCTGGAGGACATTCCCTTCTGGGCCAACGGCCTGGGCCTCACCAGCGGGCAGCGGTCCCAGTTGTATATCCACGACCCTGCGTCCGGCGTAACCACCCCCCTCACCGCGCCGCCCTTCAAGGTTACAGGCTTTACCGTGGAAGATGGCCGGATCCTCTATACCGGTCATCGCTTCACGGATGTCCAGACTCTGCGCCACGGTGTTTTTATCTGGGACGCGGCCAGTGGAGAGACCCGGTGCCTCCTGGAACAGGACCGGTATCTGGTGAAGCTCTTTGCCCTTTGGCGGGACCAGGCGGTTCTCTGTCTTACCGACGGGCTTGGCTATGGAAATGGGGAAAATGGCGATTTCTACACCATCCCTCTCTCCGGAGGAGAACCAGAGCTGCTCCTCCGCCACAGCCATCATTGTGTGGGCAACACCGTGGCCACCGACAGCCGCCTTGGTGCCGGAGAGACCTGGCGCGTCTGCGGAGACACGCTCTATTTCCTCTCCACCGTGGACCGGGACAGCCGGATTGAGGCTTTGGATCTGACCTCCGGCGAGGCCCGCCCCCTCACCGGGCCGGGCAGTGTGGAGTATTTGGATGCCGCGGCAGACCGGCTGGTGTACCTGGCGTTTCGGGAAAACCGGATCGGAGAGATCTACACTCTGGAGCATGGCCGGGAGATCCGTCTGACCCACGCCAACGACGGGATCTATGACCGCTGCGCCGTCTCCACGCCCCAGCCGCTGGAGGTGGATACCGGAGGTCCGCTGCCGGTCCAGGGGTGGGTACTCCCGCCGGTGGCCTACGTTCCCGGCAAAAAATACCCAGCCATTTTGACCATCCATGGCGGGCCCCGCCTGAGCTACGGCTCGGTGTTCTTTCACGAGATGCAGGTCCTGGCGGGAGCCGGATACTTCGTTCTGTTCTGCAACCCCCGTGGAAGCGAGGGCCGTGGAAATGACTTTGCCGATATCCGGGGCCGGTTCGGGACCATCGACTATCAGGATATCATGGCTTTCTTGGACGGAGCCCTGGCCCGCTGGCCGGACATCGATCCCACCCGTTTGGGCGTTGGCGGCGGGTCCTATGGCGGTTTCATGACCAACTGGATCATCGGCCACACGGACCGGTTCCAGGCAGCCTGCTCCCAGCGGTCCATCGCAAACTGGACCGGGATGGAGGGCACGGCGGACATCGGCTACTACTTCGCCAAGGGGCAAACCGGCGCTTCCCACCGGGAGGATCGGGATCTCCAGTGGCAGCAGTCCCCTCTTCGCTATGCCGATCATGTGACCACGCCCACATTGTTCCTCCACGGTGAGGAGGACTATCGCTGCTGGAAACTGGAAGCGATCCAGATGTTCACCGCTCTCCAGCTGCGGGGAGTTCCCTCCCGGCTGTGTCTTTTCCCAGGGGAAAACCACGAACTCTCCCGCTCCGGCCGGCCCCGTCAGCGGCTCCGGCGACTGGAGGAAATGCTCCGCTGGTACCAGCGGTATCTCAATAAACAGGAGGCATAA
- a CDS encoding GntR family transcriptional regulator, with amino-acid sequence MKVKNSLDEILYEHIVESLINGDYEMGQNLTLDELAHRFEVSRTPVVQAVKLLANDGILQIMGNGRIYVPEYDQEHVRQMCEVRQMVEGHALERFMSGLGLSAETVLAQLNRYSEEGVRLTGSSFSPKEFAMLDRRFHRLLVEASGNRILLETYDRVQGRFLVSNYLLCPLRLRDFSGTARDHVRLVESIRSGDITRAQHCLQQHIEGVLRRL; translated from the coding sequence ATGAAAGTAAAGAATAGCCTGGACGAAATTTTGTATGAGCATATTGTTGAGAGCCTCATTAATGGTGATTATGAGATGGGACAAAACCTGACCTTGGACGAACTGGCTCATCGCTTCGAGGTCAGCCGAACGCCGGTGGTTCAGGCCGTTAAATTACTGGCCAATGACGGGATCCTTCAGATCATGGGTAATGGCCGCATCTATGTGCCGGAGTATGACCAGGAGCATGTGCGCCAGATGTGTGAAGTCCGTCAAATGGTAGAGGGACATGCGCTGGAGCGGTTTATGTCCGGCCTTGGGCTGTCGGCAGAAACCGTATTAGCCCAGTTGAATCGTTACAGTGAAGAGGGTGTCCGCCTCACCGGCAGTTCTTTTTCTCCAAAAGAATTCGCCATGTTGGACCGCCGCTTTCATCGGTTGCTTGTAGAAGCGTCAGGGAACAGGATTCTGCTGGAGACGTATGACCGGGTACAGGGGCGCTTTCTAGTGTCCAACTATCTGCTTTGCCCTTTGCGGCTCCGGGACTTTAGCGGCACAGCCAGAGATCACGTTCGCCTAGTAGAGTCCATCCGTTCCGGAGATATCACGAGGGCCCAGCACTGTTTACAGCAGCATATCGAAGGTGTGCTTCGCCGGTTGTAA
- a CDS encoding tyrosine-type recombinase/integrase — protein sequence MCQQTNENDIASCRYQELNPEMDAFLSEYLEDGRRKGLQESTIHLHDKIGHYFLSALTRIGCVKPQEMNPQNIGTVCLSVSSKWYLSHIRTFLRYAYQSGHTDRDYSGIVPLFKRPQPYPSVYTTDEILKIESSIDQTSPHGKRDYAALLLATRLGIRSGDISSMTFKELDFDRDLILLTQHKTSVTIELPMVPDVKTALERYLQEERADNESPYVFLRIIPPYSHISVQAITKIVRTAIETAGIDPGKRKQGAHAFRASLASSMVNDNIPYEVVRKTLGHTDQNAIRSYASLDIEQLRGYALPVPEAAGTFAGFLEGRWSLS from the coding sequence ATGTGTCAACAGACAAACGAAAACGACATTGCATCATGCAGGTATCAGGAACTGAATCCCGAGATGGATGCTTTTTTGTCGGAATATCTTGAAGACGGACGACGTAAGGGGCTACAGGAAAGTACAATTCATCTTCATGATAAGATTGGACATTACTTTTTATCCGCCCTAACCAGAATCGGTTGTGTGAAACCGCAGGAAATGAATCCCCAAAATATAGGAACCGTATGCTTATCAGTCAGCAGCAAGTGGTATCTTTCCCACATCCGGACATTTCTCCGGTATGCTTATCAGTCCGGTCATACCGACAGGGATTACAGTGGTATTGTCCCTCTTTTTAAAAGACCGCAGCCATACCCTTCTGTATACACAACAGATGAAATTCTAAAAATCGAAAGCAGCATAGACCAGACTTCCCCACACGGAAAGCGTGATTATGCAGCCCTGCTCCTTGCGACGCGGCTCGGAATCAGAAGCGGGGACATTTCATCCATGACATTCAAAGAGCTGGATTTTGACAGGGACCTGATCCTGCTTACCCAGCATAAAACCAGTGTCACTATTGAACTTCCCATGGTTCCCGATGTAAAAACTGCTTTGGAGAGATATTTACAGGAAGAGCGTGCCGACAATGAAAGTCCATATGTGTTTCTCCGAATTATTCCGCCTTACAGCCATATCTCAGTACAGGCAATCACTAAGATTGTAAGGACTGCCATTGAAACAGCAGGAATCGATCCAGGTAAACGCAAGCAGGGAGCACATGCCTTCCGGGCATCCCTTGCAAGTTCCATGGTCAATGACAACATCCCTTATGAAGTCGTAAGAAAAACTCTTGGACATACAGACCAAAATGCCATCCGTTCTTATGCCAGTCTGGACATTGAGCAGCTTCGGGGCTACGCACTCCCTGTACCGGAAGCAGCAGGTACATTTGCCGGTTTTCTGGAAGGAAGGTGGTCTTTGTCATGA
- a CDS encoding alpha/beta hydrolase family protein: MDFTDEVLRRYPDVDADRLGVCGGSYGGYMTNWIIGHTQRFKAACAMRSISNFVTSISTCDKGYLFLLEHMGLNALERKGVIWDESQILWDKSPLKYVRNVTTPTLFIHSNTDYRCWMDEPLQMFTSLRQQGVPSKVVLIHQEGHELNRSGRPVNRLIRLNALCDWFDQYL; the protein is encoded by the coding sequence ATGGACTTCACCGATGAGGTGCTTCGCCGTTATCCGGACGTGGACGCGGATCGGTTGGGCGTGTGCGGCGGGTCCTATGGCGGCTACATGACCAACTGGATCATCGGCCACACCCAGCGGTTCAAGGCTGCCTGTGCCATGCGGAGCATTTCCAACTTTGTCACCTCCATCTCCACCTGTGACAAGGGGTATCTGTTCCTGCTGGAGCACATGGGCCTCAATGCCCTGGAGCGGAAAGGCGTCATCTGGGACGAGAGCCAGATCCTCTGGGACAAGTCTCCCCTGAAGTACGTCCGCAATGTCACCACTCCCACCCTGTTTATCCACTCCAACACCGACTACCGCTGCTGGATGGACGAGCCCCTGCAGATGTTCACCAGTCTGCGTCAGCAGGGTGTTCCTTCCAAGGTGGTCCTGATTCATCAGGAGGGCCACGAGCTCAACCGGTCCGGGCGGCCGGTCAACCGTCTGATCCGGCTCAACGCTCTGTGCGACTGGTTCGACCAGTATCTCTAA